Sequence from the Candidatus Aenigmatarchaeota archaeon genome:
CGATCCTGACCGGAACCGGCTACAATCCCGTGAACACATTTGTCTATGCAGTTCTCCTTCTTGCCCTTGGCTATGTAGTATTTAGGGCGATAAGGGCGCTTGGAATAGAGGTTGATTCCCCCTTTGCGATGGCGCTTTTCCCCTATATTGCCCTTGGCTCGATACTCAGGTCGCTTAGAGACATCGGATACTTCAAGACCTGGCTTCTGGTCTCGCCCTTCCTTTATATTTATGTCTTTTCCGTCACTTTTCTTCTTCTGGTGATTTCCATTCTTGTCGCAAGGAAGACAAAACTCCCTTACCAGAGCTTTTTCTTCTCCTTTGGGTTTGTAATTTCCGGTATCCTTTTCACCCGCCTGTCTTTCCAGAATCTGGGCGCCGCCCTGCCGGTACTGGGGATTGGCCTGCTGTTTTTTGCCCTTATATTTGCCCCCTTGTGGAAAGCGCCACTCTGGAACAAGTTTGTTTTGATGTCCCAGCTTTTTGACGCTTCAGCAACTTACGTTGCCCTTACCTTTTACGGGTTTGGAGAGCAGCACGTCCTGCCAAACCTGATTTTTTCGCTTACCGGGACGGTTGCAAGCTTCTTTCTGGTAAAGGCAGCCGTGGCTCTTTTGATGCTCTGGGCGGTCGATACGGGAATAGAGGACAAAAACCTCGCAAATTTCCTGAAGCTGGTCGTAATCGTGCTCGGGTTTGCTCAAGGGCTTAGGGATTTGCTGATGATTGTGGCGTTTGCGTAAAGGCGGGGATTCTGCCGGGCAGAGGTGGTGGGTGACGCCTATTAACTTTCATATCCCCTAAACTTATGAGAGAACTTGTCCAGAAGCTTTTCCAGGAAGGCAAAATGGTCACTCCCCCTGCTCTTGAGCTTATAAGGCAGCATGGCGTTTCTGTTGAGGATTTGCTGAAATGTGGGTCGGATGTAATAGGTCCTGAAACGGTGATGGGGCTTGTAAAAAAGCCGAAGGGCATTTCCGCCCCCAAAAGCCCTGCCCCAAGCCAGGTTGAAGTCCAGAGGGACAGGAAGAAGAAGATTGCGGAGGAGTATTCAGTTGATTTTAGCATTGAGAACAACAGGGTAAACCCAAGGGAAAGAAAGGCGGCTGACTTTACGAACTACTTCAATTCAAGGTTTGCCCTCCTCCAGGGCCTTTTGGCTAAGCGGCTCAGCCCGGTTTCAATTGGAAACCTGCTTAAGCTTAATTCCGACAACATAAACGTAATCGGGATGGTTTCGGACATCAGGACGACCAACAACGGAAACAAGCTGATCTCCCTCGAAGACCCGACAGGGACAATTGCCTGCATTGCCTCAAAAAATGTCAACGAGGCGGTTTTCGAGGAGTCGAACAACATTCTTATGGATGAGGTCATTGGCATGACCGGCTCCTGCAGGAACGGCCTCTTTTTGATAAAGGATATAGTCCGCCCTGATGTGCCGATTACGAACCTCACGCGAAAGCTTGATGTTCCCCTGAAGGCGGTTTTCATTTCGGACATTCACTTTGGAAGCAAGGATTTTCTTGAAGCGCCTTTTTTGAACTTCATAAAATGGCTGAATTCCCCGTCAGCCGAGGCAGTAAAGTACATTTTTGTCGCGGGGGACCTTTGTGATGGCATAGGCATCTATCTTGCCCAGGAGCAGGAGCTCCTTATAAAGGAGGGGGAAAAGCAGTATGCCGCCCTTGCAGAGCACCTTGAAAAAATCCCAAAGCACATAAAGCTTATCGTGGGCCCTGGCAATCACGACATCGTTGGAAATCACGAGCCGCAGCAGACGCTTGACTTCACAGCGCTTTCAAAACTGCCAAATGTGATTTTTGCAACCAATCCCTCGACGGCAGTGCTTGACAAGGCGTTTCGCATCCTGATGTACCACGGCTACTCTTACGATTCTGTCATCGCCGAGCTTCCGTGCATAAGGCATGACGGCTACGACAAGCCCCACCTGCCGATGCTTG
This genomic interval carries:
- a CDS encoding DUF63 family protein, which encodes MLAEAIEEYFIGPILTGTGYNPVNTFVYAVLLLALGYVVFRAIRALGIEVDSPFAMALFPYIALGSILRSLRDIGYFKTWLLVSPFLYIYVFSVTFLLLVISILVARKTKLPYQSFFFSFGFVISGILFTRLSFQNLGAALPVLGIGLLFFALIFAPLWKAPLWNKFVLMSQLFDASATYVALTFYGFGEQHVLPNLIFSLTGTVASFFLVKAAVALLMLWAVDTGIEDKNLANFLKLVVIVLGFAQGLRDLLMIVAFA
- a CDS encoding metallophosphoesterase; translation: MRELVQKLFQEGKMVTPPALELIRQHGVSVEDLLKCGSDVIGPETVMGLVKKPKGISAPKSPAPSQVEVQRDRKKKIAEEYSVDFSIENNRVNPRERKAADFTNYFNSRFALLQGLLAKRLSPVSIGNLLKLNSDNINVIGMVSDIRTTNNGNKLISLEDPTGTIACIASKNVNEAVFEESNNILMDEVIGMTGSCRNGLFLIKDIVRPDVPITNLTRKLDVPLKAVFISDIHFGSKDFLEAPFLNFIKWLNSPSAEAVKYIFVAGDLCDGIGIYLAQEQELLIKEGEKQYAALAEHLEKIPKHIKLIVGPGNHDIVGNHEPQQTLDFTALSKLPNVIFATNPSTAVLDKAFRILMYHGYSYDSVIAELPCIRHDGYDKPHLPMLEVLKRRHLSPAYGGSLVIPEQRDSLVIDKVPDVFHSGHLHTVGLENYRGVTLINSGTFQGRTGFQ